A region of the Streptomyces durocortorensis genome:
CGAACGCCTCGACCCCTCTCTGCTCTCCGCCCTTCTCTCCCGCGCCCTGCCCCCGCTCGGCCACGGCGAGATCACCGAACTCGCCGAGGGCTTTGAACGCCTGGACCGGCAGCGCGAGCAGCTCAAACAACTCGACGAAGAGGTCACCGCCGCCACCCAGATCGCCACCCAGCAGCGCGGCTACACCCAACGCGTCCTGCGCGCCGCCGCAGCCACGCTCATCTCGGCCACCACCGACATGGACAACTACACCCGCACTGCCCGCGAGAGCGCCGACAACCTCCACCAGGCCACCACCGGACACACCGAAGGCACCGAACGCCTCAACGAGCTCCGCCAACGCGAACAGGAACTCGAAGGCGCCGTCGAAGGCCTGATCGACAGCGACGACTACAAGAAGGCAAAGAGCTCGACCGGCTGCGCCGCCGTACCGAAGAAGCCCAGGCAACCGCCCGCACCTCGCGTCAGAACGCCACCACGAAGCAGAACACCGCCGCCACTGATACCCAGCAGGCAGCCAGCGCTGCCGACCAGGCCGACCAACATGCCGACCACGTGCGCGCCGTCCTCGACGACCCCCAGCAAGCAGCACGCCGAACCGGCATGGAATCCGCCTGCCTCGAAGCCCAGACCGCCTTCACCACCCCCGTCGACCCGGCCACCGCCCCCGACCGGATCCGCTCCCTGCTGCGGGGCGCCACGACCGCACGCCGCGACCAGATCAACCAGGTCGACTCAGCAATCAACACCCACCAACACGCCGTACGCGACCGCACCCGCGCCGAGAGCGACCTGGACGGCGCCCGCAGCCGACTGAGCGAGGCAATCAGCCGACGCGACCAAGTAGCCAACGCCTACACCGACGCACTGCAGCACCACACATCCCTCCTGCTCGAATGGGCCACCAACTGCCGCGAGCTGCGCATCACGGACCTCGACAACCTCGCCTCCCGCGCCGCCTCGGAAAGCGACATCCTCGCCCTGGTCGAACCCGCGCTGCGCACCGCCGATCAGGACATCACTACCCACGACACCCAGGCCCGCGCCCAGCGCGACAACGCTCTGGCCGACCGCACCGACCGCACCGACCGCACCGACCGCACCGACCGCACCGACCGCATCGAACAGCTGCGCCAGCAAGCCGACCTGCCACCACCGACCCCAGCCACCCGCACGACCGACCGCACCACCCTGCCCGGCGCCCCCCTGTGGCAGCTGATCACCTTCACCGAGGACACCCCCACCACCGTCCAGGCAGGCGTCGAAGCGGCCCTGCAGGCCGCAGGCCTCCTCGACGCCTGGATCACACCCCACGGCGAACTCAACCTCCCCGGCCACGACACCCTCGCCGAAGCCACCTTCACCCACCCAGCCCACGGCTCCTCCCTGCTGCACGTCCTGCGCCCCGAACCCGACATCCCGGTTCCCGAACAACGGGTGACCCAGCTTCTCGCCGGCATCGCCTACGGCACCCGCCTGCCCACCGACCACCCAGCTGCCATCGGCGCCGACGGCAGCTGGCGCCTGGCCGCCGCCACCGGCACCTGGAACAAACCCGAACCGGCCTACATCGGAGCCCTCGCCCGCCACCGAGCCCGCCAACGCCACATCGCCCACCTCACCGAGCAGCTCACCCACGTCCACACCGTCATCGCCGCCCTCGACACCGACATCCGCGCCCTGGCGGACCGCCGCACCCGCCTCGACGCCGACCTCGCCCCCCCACCACGCACCGACCTGGAGACCACACTCCGGGCATGGGACCGAGCAGAAGAAGGACTCGGCTCCCGCAACGACGCCGTTCAGGCCGCCGCCTCCCACCTCGAGGACCGCGAAGCCGACGTCACCCGGGCCATGCGCACCCTGAGCACGCTGTCCGCCCAGCACAGCCTGCCCACCGACCGACAACTGCTGACCGACCTGACCACCGCCCTCAACACCTTCCAGGAAACAGCCAGCCTCTGGGCAGATGCCCTCATGACCTTCACCAGCGCCCAGGGCCGGTCCACCACCGCCCACGCCCACGCCCAAGCCGAACGCTCCCGCGAAGCCGCCCACGAACAAGAAGAACAGGCCACCCAGGCTGAAGCCGAAGCCCTTTCCCTCGCCGCAACCCTGCAAGCCGTCGAAAGCACCACCGGCGAAGACTTCCGCCACGTAGCCACCCGCATCAGCGTCCTGCGCACCGAGCGCAACACTTGCCGAAACCACGTCACCACCACCGACACCCAGCTCCGCAGCCTCGAGCGCCGCATGGCCACCCTGGAAGCCACAGTGGCCCAGGACACCAAAGACCGGGACGAAGCCGCCCGCATACGGGACAGGGCAGCCCACCGCCTCCGACACCTCTGCTTGACAGGCCTCACCGACGACGCCGACCTGACCCTCCAACTCACCGCCCACGACGGCGCCCGCGCCACCCTGGAAGCAGCCCGCACCACCGCCGCACGCTGGCCCAACCTGCCCCACGAACCCCGCAACCTCAGCGACGCCCTCAACCGGCTCTCCGAAGCCATCCACGAAGCCCGCCAACATCTAGGGCCTGTCTGACAAATGATCACCCGTGGACTCGCGGAGCCAGAGGATCAAGGAAGCCAGGACAACTCCGGCACGGTAGCGGTCGCCGAGCTTGTCGAACCGGGTCGCGATCGCGCGGAACTGCTTGAGGCGGGCGAAGCATCGTTCGACGACGTTGCGGTCGCGATAGGTGACCTTGTCGAAGGCCGGCGGCCGGCCGCCGAGGGCTCCGCGTCGGCGGCGGTTCGCCGCCTGGTCGCGGCGCTCGGGGATCGTGGCAGCGATGCCCCGGCGCCTCAGCAGATGACGGATGGACCTGCTGGAATACGCCTTGTCACCCAGCACACGATCCGGTGTCGTGCGCGGGCGGCCCGTGCCGAGGCGCGGGGCGCGGATGCCGTCGAGGACCTGGCCGAACGCCGTAGCGTCGTTGACGTTGCCGGGCGTGAACACAATCGACAGGGGCAGGCCCCGGCCATCGACGGCGAGATGGACTTTGGTGGTCAGTCCGCCTCGGGAGCGGCCGAGGGCCTGGCACGCTTGCGAGCCGCCCGGATCTTCCAGTTCGTCCCCGTTCGCATCCCCTTTTTGCGGGCGCCCACTGCGTGCTGGTGGGCTCGGTTGATGGTGGAGTCGACGGAGACCGTCCATTCCACCCGGCCCACCGCGTCATCGCGGACCTGAACATGCTCCAGCAACCGTGCCCAGGTGCCGTCCGCCTCCCAGCGGGCGAACCGCTCGTAGACGGTCTGCCACGGCCCGAACCGGTCGGGAAGATCCCGCCACGGAGCCCCGGTCCGCAGCCGCCACAGCACCCCGTTGACCACCTGCCGGTGATCACGCCACGGACGGCCCCGTCCGCCCACATGAGGCAAAAGGGGCTCTATCCGCCTCCATGCCGCGTCCGTCAGCTCACCTCGACCTGCCACAAGATCAATTATCAGACCGGCTATAGAGTCCTGCCCGTGGTGAATCATCAGGACGAGACCAGGACGGCCTACGACGGTGTCGTTGAGCTGTACGCATCGCTGTTCGCAAACCGGCTGGAGACACAACCTTTCTCCCGGGCCATGATCGGCACCTTCGCCGAACTGGTGCGCGCGACGGGCAACCCGCGGGCAGCGGACGTCGGGTGCGGGCCCGGACATCTGACAGCCATGCTGCACGAACTCGGCCTGGACGCCTTCGGACTCGACCTTGCCCCCGGCATGGTCGACCACGCCCGGCAGGCCCATCCGGCGCTGCGCTTCCAAGAGGCGCGGATGGAATCCCTGCCGATCGAGGACGCCGCGCTCGGCGGCGTGCTGGCCCACTACTCAATGATCCACACCCCTCCTGGAGAACTACCGGAGCTGCTCACCGAACTGGTGCGCGTCCTGGCGCCGGACGGTCTGCTCCTGGTCTCCTTCTTCGGGACCGACGGACAAGAACCGGTCCGGTTCGACCACAAGGTGGCGCCCGCCTACAGCTGGCCGGTGGATCGCCTCGCCGAACTGCTGGGCGATGCTGGGCTCAACCCTTCGCCCGGCTGCTCCACGATCCAGCCTCTGATCGGGGCTTCCTCGACGCCCATCTGCTGGCCCGCCGTTCGTAGCCACTGCCCAGTCCCCGGCCGCTCGGCGCACCTCCAGATTGCCAGCTCAGCCGAATCTCGCTGATCAGACTGGAATTGTCAGACAGGCCCTAGGCCGTTGAGCCGACCTCGACCTGCAAGCAGACGACGACGCCCACATCTTCACCGCCTCCATGGACGGCCTGCGCGTCGGCGCCACCGGCCTGCTCGACACACTCACCGCCGAACGCGACAGCAGCCGCCAAGACATCACCACCGCCGAACGTCGTCTCTTCGACCAGACCCTCACCGGCGACACCCGCCGCCACCTCGCCGCCCGCATCCGCCAGGCCAACGAACTCGTCGACAAGACGAACGGCCACCTCAAACGCGTCCGCACCGCATCCAACGTTGCCGTACGACCTACCACCCGGCACCAAAGCAGCCCGCGAACTCCTCCTCAAAGACCCCGACCGCATCACCGACGAAGACCGCGAAGCCCTCCACACCTTCTTCCGCGGCCGCATCGAAGAAGCCAAAGCCAAGAACACCGCAGCCACCTGGGAAGAACAACTCTCCGAGGTCCTTGACTACACCGCCTGGCACCAGTTCGTCGTCAAACTCGACCGCACAGGCGGCACCGACTGGCAACTACTCACCAAGAAACTCCATGGAGCCCTCTCCGGCGGAGAAAAGGCAATCGCCCTACACCTGCCTCTCTTCGCCGCAGTCGCCGCCCACCATGAAGCCGTCCCACACGCCCCGCGCCTGATCCTCCTCGACGAAGTATTCGTCGGCGTCGACACCACCAACCGCGGCCAGGCCTTCACCCTCCTCAGCGCCCTCGACCTCGACCTCATGCTCACCTCGGACCACGAATGGTGCACCTACCGGGAACTCCCGGCATCGCCATCCACCAACTCATCACCGGAGCCGACGGCGACGATGCCGTCACCAGCGCCCGCTCGTATGGAACGGCACCGGAATCCACCCCGACGACACTCCCGAGACCTCAGCATGACCACACCAACCCCAGCCGCCCGACTGAACCGACCCGCCCTGCGCCCCGTGTGGCAAACCATCCACAACCGCCTATCCTCCGGCCGCCCCGTCGCCCGCGTACGCCTCGGACCCCTCGGCGACGAACAATGCGAAGCCCTCGCCGACCTCATGGGCTGGGACCGCCTCCCCGACACCCACCCCACCCTCACACTCACCCACCTCCAAGCAGCCCTCGCCGTAACCAGCCCTCTCACCTGACCGAGATCCTCACCCACATCATTGGCCCCCTCCACGATCGCGCCGGCGACCGCCACCGCCGCAACAACGAACGAGCCGCCCTGTGGAAATGGCTCGACAACCACCCCACAATCCACGCACAACCCGCCCTGCTCGCATGGACCGCTCACTGCCGCACCACCGGCCTCATAGACAACTCCACCACCCGCACCCGCGACCTGCTCACCTCAGCACTGACCGTCCTGTGCGCACTCCCCGCCAGCGGCGAACCACTTCCCACTTCGCCGCCCGCCTCCTCCACGGCAACTCCCACGCCCTCGACGACGGCACCCGACTGTCCACCCTCACCCTGCGCGCCCTCGCCACCCTCTACGACCAAGACCCGCCCGAAAGCGCACAACAACGCCGCGCCCTGTGGACCCGCGCCGGCGTCGCCGACGACGGACTCTCCACCACCGTCCTGGCCGCAGGCCTCCGCCCCACCGGCTCCGGGCTCCTGAGCCGACTCACGGCTCTCTCCACCGAAGCTGGCCACGCGACCTCTCTCACCCTGGCCCAACTGCGCACACCCGAAGACTTCGGCCTTCCTGCCGGACCCGTCCACATCACCGAGAACCCCAGCATCATGGCCATGGCACTCAAGCGTTTCGGCAGACGCTGCCCCGCCCTGGTATGCACCTCGGGTTGGCCCAACAGCGCAGCGATCCATCTCCTGCGACTTCTCGCCGAGAAAGGAGCCACCTTGCACTACCACGGCGACTTCGACGGCGAAGGAATCCGCATCGCCGCCCACGTCATGGATAAGACATCGGCAACTCCCTGGCGGATGGCAGCGACGCACTACCTCGATGCCCTGAGCCTCACCCCGCGAGGTCCCTCGATAGGGCGGCTTACTCCGGTGCCTTGGGACCCGGCGCTGACCACAGCCATGACAGAGCACGGGACAGCCGTGCTGGAGGAGACAGTCGCCTCCGGTTTCCTGGACGACCTGGCGCGCTGAGCACCACCCCGCCACCCTCCTGAGGAGAGCAAGGGGACTGCTGCACGGATGAGTGACACCTGACCTGGCTTGCTGAGAAGCGGCCTGGAAGGATGTTGCAGTGCCCAAGCCGTATCCGAGGGAGTTCCGCGAGGACGTCGTGCGGGTCGCGCGCAACCGTGAGCCCGGCGTCACGCTGGAACAGATCGCCGCCGACTTCGGCGTCCACCCGATCACGCTGTCAAAGTGGCTGCGCCGTGCGGACACCGACGAGGGCGCCAGGCCCGCGACAGCGTCGGGTGAGTCCGCCGAGCTGCGCGAGGCCCGCAAGCGCATCCGGCTGCTGGAGCAGGAGAACGAGGTCCTGCGCCGGGCTGCGGCGTATCTGTCGCAGGCGAACCTGCCGGCAAAATGATGTCCCCGCTCGTCCGCGAGCTGGCCGCCGCCGCTGCCCCTCACCGGGTGCCGGTGGCGGTGACGTGCCGGGTGCTCAAGCTGGCCCGCCAGCCCTACTACCGGTGGCTGGACCGGCCGGTCACGGACGCCGAACTGTCCGAGGCATACCGTGCCAACGCCCTGTTCGACGCGCACCGCGACGATCCCGAGTTCGGTCACCGCTTCCTTCTCGACGAGGCCCGGGCCGCCGGTGAGGCGATGGCGGAGCGGACCGCCTGGCGGATCTGCCGGGACAACGGCTGGTGGAGTGCCTTCGGTAAACGCAGGGGCCGCGGGAAGAACGCCAAGTCCGGGCCGCCGGTCCATGACGACCTGGTGCGGCGCGACTTCACCGCGGACGGGCCGAACCGGTTGTGGCTCACGGACATCACCGAGCACGCGACCGGCGAGGGCAAGCTGTATCTGTGTGCCGTCAAGGACGTGTACTCGGGCCGCATCGTGGGCTACTCCATCGACGCCCGGATGGAGTCCCGCCTCGCCGTGGCCGCGCTGGAGTCCGCCGTCGCCCGCCGCGGCCAGGTGGCCGGTTGCGTGGTGCATTCGGACCGCGGCTCGCAGTTCCGCTCACGGAAGGTTGCTGCCGTACTCACTCGGCACGGCCTGGTCGGCTCGATGGGCCGCGTCGGGGCCGCAGGCGACAACGCCGCCATGGAGAGCTTCTTCGCGCTGCTGCAGAAGAACGTCCTCGACCGCCGCACCTGGGCCACCCGCCAGGAGCTGCGGATCGCGATCGTCACCTGGATCGAGCGGACCTACCACCGGCGCCGACGCCAGAGACGCCTGGCCCGATTGACCCCCGTCGAGTACGAGACCATCATGACCCCACCCGCAGCCCTGGCTGCATAAACACCGCTGTCACCTACTGGTGCAGCAGTCCCCTCCTCGGAGACCGTTGCTGGTTGGTGCGACAGCTCCGCGGGGTCGGTGAGGGTCCGTGGGGTCCTTCTCCCTCTTGTGGCCGTACATATGACGTGCTGTCATCAGGACTACTGCAGTCGCTTGGGCCTCAGGGGGAAGTTATGGCCGGACGCCGCCGTCTCAGGGAAGAAATGCGTCAGGCTGAACGGATGGCCCGCGCCATCCCGGACACGCATCAGAGGGCTGCCGCCCTGACCGCCTCGCCATTGAGGTGGCCATCCGACCGGGTGACATCGCCGAGGCCGAACGCATCGCGAACTCCATCACTTACGAGGACCGCGTCGTACGGAACGGCCGGGACTTCCCGGTGCGCGTGCTGGTCAAGCGGTTGGTCGCCGTCAATGCCCGTGAAGCCGAGCGCATCGCGCTGACCATCAAGGCAGATTACGAACGAGACGAGGCGTTCGCCAGCATGGCGAGGACGCTGGCGACGACGGACAAGCGCACCGCCGCGCGACTGATCGACACATCGGCATGGCCCCCGTGAAGGAGAGCATGCTGCACGATCTCGCCAAGGGCCGCCTGCAAGCCGTCGCAACATACGGGGAACGGATGAATGGGGGACAAATGGACGAGCAGATGGAACAGCAGTACCGCGAAGCAGCCGAGGGCGGGGACCCGAACGCGATGATCGAGCTGGGATGGCTGCTCCATCAGCGGGAGGACCACTCCGAAGCCGAGCAGTGGTATCGGCTCGCCGCCGCGGCAGGGTATGCCGAGGGCATGTTTTATTTCGGAGGGATGCTGCAGCAGCGCGGGGAGTTCGCCGAGGCCGAGCGCTGGAATCGTCAGGCCGCCGACGCGGGAAGCGTCCGGGCGATGGGCGGAGTGGGATCCCTCCTAGAGGATCGCGGCGATCTCGCGGGGGCCGAGGAGTGGTACCGCAAGGGGGCGGATCGTGGTGACGCCTTCTCGATGCGGCGCGGCGGGCTCCTGCTGGAGCAGAGCGGCCGCCTGGACGAAGCGCAGGAGTGGCTGCGCAGAGCTGCGGACTGCACTGGCCAGATTCTGGTGCAGGGCGATGCGATGAGGGACCTCGCGCGGCTGGCGATCCAGCGCGGTGACTCGGCCGAGGCGGAGCGGCTGCTGCGGGAGGCCGCCGCGATGCTGACGAAGGCGGACGACGTGCCCGAGAAGCAGCGGCACGCGCTCATGGCCGATCTGCTGAGTCTGCTCGCCTCCCTGCTGCGGGAGCGTGGCGAGTCAGCCGAGGCCGAGGAGCTCTTCCGACGGGCCGCTGCCACCGGGCACGCCCCCGCAATCCTCGAACTCGGGTTGTTCCTCGAGGAGCAGGAACAGCCCGCCGAAGCCGAGGAGTGGCACCGGCGAGGGGCCGAGGCCGGACATCTCCGCTCAGCGCTGATGCTGGCGTTGCTGCTGCTGGAGCAGGGGCGTCTGGCCGAGGCGGAGCCGTGGTTCCGGCAGGCGGCCGAGGCGGGGGTCCCGTCGGCGATGGACTTCCTGGGCAACCTGCTGGAGGAGCGGGGGGACTTCGCCGAGGCGGAACAGTGGTACCGGGAGGCCGCCGAGGCCAGGATCGACCGTTCGCTGCTCCGGCTGGCCTATCTGCTCGAGAAGCGCGGCGCCCTGGCTGAGGCGCTGAGCTGGTATAGGGAGTCTGCCGCCACCGGAAACGACTTGGCCATGATCAAAGCTGGGGCGCTAGCGGGGCGGCAGGGGGACTTGGACGAAGCCGATACGTGGTACGAGCAAGCCGCCCAGGCGGGGAACGAATCCGGCATGTACCTGGTGGCCAACCTCCGAATGCAGCGAGGCGAGTTGGAAGATGCCGAGATGTGGTTCCGCAGGGGATCCGCCGTCGGCAACGGCGGCTGTATGGCGATGCTCGGGCTCCTCCTGGCCCAGCGGGGGGACGTGGCTGCCGGGGAGCAGTGGTGCCGGCGGGCGGTCGACGCCGGGGTGGCCAACGCCATGACAGACCTGAAGGTCGTACTGGAAGCACAGCATGGGCCCGGGGCCTGAACTGAACGGGAGAACGATGAAGGCACACATCCGGCTGACCGGCGAAACGGCCCAGGCAGAGCTGACTGCGCTGGCCGACTGGCTGTCGCGCGAGGGCGAACTCCGCGGCAGGTCTGACATCGAGCGACCCGAAGCGCGCCCCGGCCACATGGGCGGGATCTCCGAAGTCGTGATCGTGGCCCTCGGCGTCCAGGGAGCTGGCACTGTACTGGCGGCCTCGCTGTCCGTGTGGATCAGGCATCGTCGTCCGTCGGCGGACATCGAGGTGACCGGCCCCGGCGGGCAAAGCGTCAAGATCTCCTTGCGCAACGTCCCGGAGGCGGACCTGGAAGCCGTGTTGCGACGTGTCCTGGAGCAATGAATGCGCTTGCCCGACCCGCTGCGGTCCCGGGTGGTGCTGCTGGGCTTCGACACGTTCACCGATCCGGGCCTGTCCGACCTGCCCGCCGTAACGCACAACATCGACGACCTGGCCGAGGTGCTCACCAGCCCGTGGGGGACAGCCCTCCCGGACAAGCACTGCACAAGGCAGCGCGAGGCGGCGCCGACCGTCGGCCTCGCTGACTTGACATCCATCGGAGCCCGCTTGGTCGCCGCCGCCGAGGAGGCCGAGGACCTCTTACTCGTCTACTACGCCGGTCACGGCCTCGTCGGCCCGGACGGCGACCTGTACCTGGCCCTGCCCGGAACCTCCAGCGAACCGGATCTGGTGGCGTGGACGGCAATACCGTTCACTCTGGTGCGCCGTACGCTGGCGAACGCCCGTGCGGACAGCCGAGTTCTCATTCTGGACTGCTGCTTCTCCGGACTGGCCATCGGCGCGATGGCCACCGCCACCTCGGTGGTGGCCGGTCACCTGGAGGTGGCCGGCACCTGCACTCTGGCGTCCTCGCCAGCGAATCGCCCTTCCAGCGCGCCCGTTGGCGCGCGCCACACGGCGTACACCGGCGAGTTGCTCGATCTCCTGCGGCACGGAACCACCGACGCCACGGAGTTCCTCACTCTGCAGACCATCCACGAACACCTCACCAGGGTTCTGCCCAGCAAGGGGCATCCGCGTCCCGAACTGCGCAACACCCACACGGTCGGCCGTCTCGCACTGGCCAGGAACCGGGCGCACTCGGGCATCTCCGATCCGGCCGCGATGGTCAGGGAGGCCACGCGACTGGAGCGGCTCGGTGACAGCGCGGGCGCGGTGCGCTGGTACCGGGAGGCGGCGGGCGCCGGGCGATCCGACGCCATGAGGGAGCTGGGCCGGTTGCTGGAACGGAACGGAAATCGCGTGCAGGCAGGAATGTGGCGTCGTAGGGCCGCCGAATCCGGGGATCCCGCCACCATGCACGAGCTGGGAGTCAGCTCATGGCACTCCGGGGACCTCACTCAGGCCGAGAGCTGGCTCAGGAGGGCCGCGGCTGTCGGGCTGCCGGAGGCGGTAGCTGACCTGGAGAGGCTGCTGAGGCGGCGGAAGTGAGAGACCGTCAGCAGGTCCTGGAGCGTGCCGGAACCGCCGACCGGCAGGCCCGCTGACCTCCAGGCTGGGAGGGGGAGCGTGCAGAGGACTGCGGACATCAGCGCAGACGGCTACGGAATCTGACACGCAGGTCTTCTGACGAACCGTTGGGGACTCTGTTCCGCTCCCAAGGATGTGGAACAAGGTCGGATGAGGTCGAGGCGCCCCAGTTCACAGGCGCTGGGCAGGAACTCGGCGGGGACGCCTTCCTCGAGCAGGGAGGCGCACTCCATCTCGAAGTGATCGAGGGTGCGGCATCCGATGGTCAGCAGGGCGAGAAGCTGTCGCGCGGTGGGTGGGTCGGTGCGGGCCATGGCCAGCGTCGCCTCGAACGCGGTCATGAAGTCCTGCCAGGCATTGCGGTACGGGGAGGGCTCGTCGCCGTCGTAGACGTGCGGGAGCAGGGGCTGGAGCGCGGAACCGAGGCGACCCCGAGCGGAGATCAAGCCCTCGGTGGCCAGCTGGAGCGCGGTGGCAGCGGCGTCCCGCATAGCCTCCCGGATCTCGTCTCTGAGCTGCTC
Encoded here:
- a CDS encoding IS5 family transposase (programmed frameshift), coding for MAGRGELTDAAWRRIEPLLPHVGGRGRPWRDHRQVVNGVLWRLRTGAPWRDLPDRFGPWQTVYERFARWEADGTWARLLEHVQVRDDAVGRVEWTVSVDSTINRAHQHAVGARKKGMRNGDELEDPGGSQACQALGRSRGGLTTKVHLAVDGRGLPLSIVFTPGNVNDATAFGQVLDGIRAPRLGTGRPRTTPDRVLGDKAYSSRSIRHLLRRRGIAATIPERRDQAANRRRRGALGGRPPAFDKVTYRDRNVVERCFARLKQFRAIATRFDKLGDRYRAGVVLASLILWLRESTGDHLSDRP
- a CDS encoding SbcC/MukB-like Walker B domain-containing protein — encoded protein: MPYDLPPGTKAARELLLKDPDRITDEDREALHTFFRGRIEEAKAKNTAATWEEQLSEVLDYTAWHQFVVKLDRTGGTDWQLLTKKLHGALSGGEKAIALHLPLFAAVAAHHEAVPHAPRLILLDEVFVGVDTTNRGQAFTLLSALDLDLMLTSDHEWCTYRELPASPSTNSSPEPTATMPSPAPARMERHRNPPRRHSRDLSMTTPTPAARLNRPALRPVWQTIHNRLSSGRPVARVRLGPLGDEQCEALADLMGWDRLPDTHPTLTLTHLQAALAVTSPLT
- a CDS encoding IS3 family transposase (programmed frameshift); translation: MPKPYPREFREDVVRVARNREPGVTLEQIAADFGVHPITLSKWLRRADTDEGARPATASGESAELREARKRIRLLEQENEVLRRAAAYLSQANLPKMMSPLVRELAAAAAPHRVPVAVTCRVLKLARQPYYRWLDRPVTDAELSEAYRANALFDAHRDDPEFGHRFLLDEARAAGEAMAERTAWRICRDNGWWSAFGKRRGRGKNAKSGPPVHDDLVRRDFTADGPNRLWLTDITEHATGEGKLYLCAVKDVYSGRIVGYSIDARMESRLAVAALESAVARRGQVAGCVVHSDRGSQFRSRKVAAVLTRHGLVGSMGRVGAAGDNAAMESFFALLQKNVLDRRTWATRQELRIAIVTWIERTYHRRRRQRRLARLTPVEYETIMTPPAALAA
- a CDS encoding tetratricopeptide repeat protein translates to MLHDLAKGRLQAVATYGERMNGGQMDEQMEQQYREAAEGGDPNAMIELGWLLHQREDHSEAEQWYRLAAAAGYAEGMFYFGGMLQQRGEFAEAERWNRQAADAGSVRAMGGVGSLLEDRGDLAGAEEWYRKGADRGDAFSMRRGGLLLEQSGRLDEAQEWLRRAADCTGQILVQGDAMRDLARLAIQRGDSAEAERLLREAAAMLTKADDVPEKQRHALMADLLSLLASLLRERGESAEAEELFRRAAATGHAPAILELGLFLEEQEQPAEAEEWHRRGAEAGHLRSALMLALLLLEQGRLAEAEPWFRQAAEAGVPSAMDFLGNLLEERGDFAEAEQWYREAAEARIDRSLLRLAYLLEKRGALAEALSWYRESAATGNDLAMIKAGALAGRQGDLDEADTWYEQAAQAGNESGMYLVANLRMQRGELEDAEMWFRRGSAVGNGGCMAMLGLLLAQRGDVAAGEQWCRRAVDAGVANAMTDLKVVLEAQHGPGA
- a CDS encoding effector-associated constant component EACC1 is translated as MKAHIRLTGETAQAELTALADWLSREGELRGRSDIERPEARPGHMGGISEVVIVALGVQGAGTVLAASLSVWIRHRRPSADIEVTGPGGQSVKISLRNVPEADLEAVLRRVLEQ
- a CDS encoding caspase, EACC1-associated type, with the translated sequence MRLPDPLRSRVVLLGFDTFTDPGLSDLPAVTHNIDDLAEVLTSPWGTALPDKHCTRQREAAPTVGLADLTSIGARLVAAAEEAEDLLLVYYAGHGLVGPDGDLYLALPGTSSEPDLVAWTAIPFTLVRRTLANARADSRVLILDCCFSGLAIGAMATATSVVAGHLEVAGTCTLASSPANRPSSAPVGARHTAYTGELLDLLRHGTTDATEFLTLQTIHEHLTRVLPSKGHPRPELRNTHTVGRLALARNRAHSGISDPAAMVREATRLERLGDSAGAVRWYREAAGAGRSDAMRELGRLLERNGNRVQAGMWRRRAAESGDPATMHELGVSSWHSGDLTQAESWLRRAAAVGLPEAVADLERLLRRRK